From the genome of Ananas comosus cultivar F153 linkage group 18, ASM154086v1, whole genome shotgun sequence, one region includes:
- the LOC109723713 gene encoding bidirectional sugar transporter SWEET13-like yields the protein MLVIRIENPLATGVGLIGNVLSFLVILAPLPTFYRVYKKKSTEGFHSTPYVVALFSAMLWFYYALLTTDVLLFTINALGSVIESIYLVMYIAYAHKKARAFTLKLILLLDVGFYGCVVLITVLFLRGRLRVKIMGWICASFATAVFIAPLSIIRQVIRTKSVEFMPFTLSLFLTLSAVAWFCYGLMLKDSYIALPNVVGVLFGLAQMLLYFIYMNGKKETPVSEITDQDKNPATLANPNADIEMNKESIGVTTPEVESSMSVAGKNEA from the exons ATGTTGGTCATAAGAATTGAGAACCCATTGGCCACTGGAGTGGGTCTTATAG GCAACGTACTATCGTTCTTGGTTATCCTCGCACCATT GCCGACGTTCTACAGGGTGTACAAGAAGAAGTCGACGGAGGGGTTCCACTCAACGCCCTACGTGGTGGCGCTGTTCAGCGCCATGCTGTGGTTCTACTATGCGCTGCTCACGACCGACGTGCTGCTGTTCACCATCAACGCCCTCGGTAGCGTCATCGAATCGATCTACCTCGTGATGTACATCGCTTACGCGCACAAGAAAGCCAGG GCTTTCACATTGAAGTTAATATTACTACTCGACGTGGGTTTCTACGGTTGTGTAGTTCTTATCACCGTGCTATTTTTGAGGGGACGGCTGAGAGTTAAAATCATGGGGTGGATCTGCGCCTCCTTTGCCACCGCCGTCTTCATAGCACCTCTGAGTATCATC AGACAAGTGATACGAACCAAAAGCGTCGAATTCATGCCGTTTACTCTGTCGTTATTCCTCACTCTCAGTGCGGTCGCATGGTTCTGCTACGGCCTCATGCTGAAAGATAGCTACATCGCA CTTCCGAATGTGGTCGGTGTCTTATTCGGTTTGGCCCAGATGCTTCTCTATTTCATCTACATGAACGGAAAGAAGGAAACACCAGTATCAGAAATTACCGACCAGGACAAGAACCCCGCAACACTAGCAAACCCGAATGCCGATATAGAGATGAA